The following proteins come from a genomic window of Nicotiana tomentosiformis chromosome 12, ASM39032v3, whole genome shotgun sequence:
- the LOC138902230 gene encoding uncharacterized protein has translation MAHRWWQSYLLGRLADSPPMTWDRFTRVSLDRYILPSQREELRFPFEQLQHGPMSVTDYEARFSELSRHALMILPTDTERVQKFVAGFHTGIQATMAREVEIGTSYELVVEIARRIKDFHAKIVTLAMPQLPRLEWKGSSVSASSRVVSFLKARHMVEKGCLAYLAYVRDTTAETPTIDSVPVVWEFSNVFSSDLPGMPPNRDIDFCIDLAPGTQPISIPSYSMALKELKQLKEQL, from the exons ATggcccatagatggtggcagtcctatcttcttggcagactagcagattctcctcccatgacttgggacaggttcacccgtgtCTCCCTAGATAGGTATATTCTACcttcccagagggaagagttgcggtttccgttcgagcagctccagcatgGTCctatgtcagtgaccgattatgaggcgaggttctctgagttgtctcgccatgcgcTTATGATATTACCTACTGATACAGAGAGAGTACAGAAGTTTGTTGCGGGTTTTCACACTGGTATTCaagccactatggcccgagaggttgagatagggacttcttatgagctggttgtggagatagcccggaggattaaGG atttccatgccaagattgttaccttggcgatgccacagttgcctagattggaatggaagggttcgtctgtcagtgcatctagtcgagTAGTttcctttctgaaggctcgacacatggtcgagaagggttgtttggcttatttggcctatgttcgggacactactgcagagactccgacgattgattcagtccCCGTAGTCTGGGAGTTCTCTAATGTATTTtcttctgaccttccaggcatgccgccaaatcgtgatattgatttctgcattgatttggctccaggtacccagcctatatctatcccatcgtACAGTATGGCTCTAAAAGAGTTGAAgcagttgaaggaacaactttag